From the genome of Patescibacteria group bacterium:
AGTCAACATTAATAAGACCAGGAACTGTAATGAGTTCTGCTATCCCTTGGACACCTTGTCTTAAAACCTCATCGACTATTTGGAAAGCGTCCAAAAGTGATGTTTTTTTATCTATGCTTTGTAAAAGTTTGTCATTTGGAATTGTAATTATTGTATCAACCTTATCAGATAGCTCTGTTAAGCCTCTTTCTGCTAGATTTTTTCTTTGTGCCCCTTCGAAAGCAAATGGCTTTGTAATCACAGCAACTGTTAGAGCACCTAGGTCACGAGCAATCTCAGCCACCACAGGAGAAGCTCCTGTACCAGTTCCACCACCCATACCGCAGGTAACAAAAACCATATCAGCGTCTTTAAGTGCGTCTCTTATTTCATTTTGTGATTCTTCGGCAGCTTGTGCTCCCAATTCAGGATTCATTCCAGCGCCTAATCCTCTAGTTATTGATTTTCCAATATGCAATTTGATGTTTGCCTTATTGTAGTGCAGTGCTTGAACGTCTGTATTAACCGCAATAAACTCGACACCCTTAACACCGGCGTCAATCATTCTATCAATAGCGGTTCCTCCTCCTCCTCCAACTCCAACTACTTTAATTTTAGCAAAAGTTTCAATTGCTGGTTTTACTTCAGCCATATAAAAATATTAATAATTTATCTTTTAATCTATATAATCTTAATATAAAGGTTTAAAATTGGCAAGCTATCTTATGGCTTGAACTTTGAAAAAATATCTCGAACATTTCTCACCACTCCATCAAGGGTTTTTTTAAGGGCAACACCCCTAGAACCACCGTCATCTATAAATTGGTTACCCCAAGCAACAAGTCCAAGTGCTGTTAAATAGTTTTGCTCATTAACTTTTTCGATAACGGTTGGGATTGTTTTGTTTACAGCAATACAAGCAGGAAGCCTTAACTCTCTTTTTGCAACATCAATAATATCATTCAGTTTTGTGCCGGCGCCAACTAAGAAGACTCCGGCTGGAAGCATGCCAGATCTATCAACTTTTTTTAACTCAATATCAACTTTTTTAAATATCTCTTCGACCCTAGCTTCAATAATTTCTGAAATATATTTTTTGGAAATTACTCTAGAATCTTCTTCTGAGTTTTCTTCTCTGGCCATTTCAGAAATATCCACTTCGTCTTTTTTCCCAAATTTTTCAGAATTAGCAGAACCATGTTCTATTTTTATTCTCTCAGCCAAATTGATAGGACACCTAAGCCCGATAGCAACATCGGCAGTGATGTGTTCTGACCCAATAGGCAAGATTGCAGTATGCAATAATTCACCTTCTTCAAAAACAGCCAAGCTAGTTGTTGATGAGCCAATATTAACTAGTATCGCACCAAGCTCTTTTTGCTTTGAGCCAATAACAGCTTCAGCGGCTGCCAATGGAGATAAAACTAAATCTTCAATACCAAGACCAGTTCTATATATCGCTTTTGTTAGATTATTAATTTGAGATGAAAGTCCTTGAATAATTAAAGCTTCAACTTCTAACCTGACTCCAGTCATCCCAATGGGGTCTTTAATATCTTCTTGATTATCAACAATATATTTTACAGGGATAACATGTAATATTTCATAATTAGGAGGAACCGACAAAGCCCTAGCAGCCTCAATGGCGCGCTCTACATCATCGCGACCGATTTCATTATCACTTTTTGAGACAGCAACAACACCCTTACTTCTTTCACATTTAATGTGGGGGCCGTTAATGCCCACCCAAACACTTGAGATGGGGACACCGACAAGCCTTTCAGCTTTTTCTAGACAAGCAGAAATAGAAGATGTAACATCTTCTATGCTATTTACTGTTCCCTTATTAATTCCTTCGGAGGGAACGGAGACAGCACCAATAATTTGAACCTTGTCACCGCTGTCACTATTAATTCTTTGACCTACTACTAACCTAACTTCAGTTGAGCCAATATCTAGTCCGGCAATTATGTCATCTTTCATAAATAAAAATTATGTACAAATTTTTTATACATCTACAATTATATAATATATTATACTAAAAATTGAAAAATAAAACAATAGATTTTGGCCAAGTTAAGGAAAAGACTACAAAGTATCAATCAAATAAGGCCAAAATATAGAAATCCCTATTATTAAAGAAATAATTGAGGCGAGCATCACTGCAGCAGCGGTTATATCTTTAATTTCCTTAACATAAGTGTTGATTCTCGGTTTTAAGACGTCTGCTACTCTTTCAACAGCACTGTTTATGGTTTCCATTAATAGAACAAGTCCTATCGAAAAAACTATTAACAATAATTCAATCTTGTCTATTCTATAAAACCAAGCAAGCGATAAAGCGAGAAGCCCTAAAAAAAACTGAATTCTTAAATTCTGTTCCTCCTTAAATATTTTGATCAGTCCGTTAACGGCATATTTAAAACTTTTAAACAGTCTGCGTATTTTAATCATTGTTATAATTTTAATGTTTTAATAAAATTCTCCCCCAGAGCAATCATTTTAAACTCCTCTTTCTCTGTTTTATCATCATAACCCAATAAATGAAGAAGACCGTGTACTAATATAAAAACAAGCTCTTCCCTCACGCTATTATTAAAATTCTTAGCCTGTCTTTCTATTTGGGCATAATCAATAATCAACTCTCCAAGGAACTCTTCTTCTCCTTCAAATGATAATATATCCGTTATTTTATTATAGCCTCTATATATTTTATTTATAGTTTGCATGCGCCTGTCACCAACGAAAACCACTGACAACTCAAATTTGTTTTTTTTATATTTTGTTAAAAATTGCTCAGAGACTTTTTTAACTAACTTTAAATCTATCTTTGTTCTAGTCTTATTTGAAATATCAATAGGCATATTCTAATTCAGAACCGTGAAAGTGTTAAAAACAATTTCAAAAATATTTAAATATTTATTGTTATCATTGCTTGAGTAATTCAGGGCAATAACATAGTTATCTATATTGTTCTTAAAAAATATAGCTTTTGAATCTGCATTCTTTATTGCCCTCCAGCTACCTTTAGCGAAACCCAAGTTGCTATCAATAACATTAACTCCAAATTGACTTTTGTACCAGTCTTCTATGCTTAGTTTTTTTTCATTAGCTTCAATAAATATTTGAAAAAATTGTTCTTCTCCTAAGTCTAGAATTATAGCATCATTGGTGTTTGCGGTTACTGTAAAAGATACTGGATGATAAAAAGAAAATTGATATTTAGAGTTTGTAAATTTTTTAAAATTTAAGTTATCACTTATCTCACCTTCTCCCAGAGGATTGTATCCATTTAACATTTCAGCTAAATCTGCATAAGTGTCGCTGTCTGTGTCTGGGGAAGAATCACTAGTTCCTGCTGCTATTTCTTCTTCTTTCGAGAGGCCATCCTTATCATAATCTGTTAAAATTATTGTGGGAGTAGGAACCTCTTGTTCCTCAGAAATCATCTCTTCTGAGTCTATATCACTATCTTGATCTATTAAGTTTTCAACTTCTTTTTCTTGAGCTACTGCACCCTCAATTTCCTCGGCTATAACTTCTCTTTTTTTCTCTGAGTTAACGGTTGCTGTATCGGGGGTATTTTCTTTAATCTGATTATTCGTTTTTTCTGGAGCTTTAACCTTTTGACCCAGGTCGCCCTCTCTGACTTCGTCATTCACCTTGTCTTGTGTTGCAATATTGGTTTCCGTATTTGTCTTATTGGATTGCTCTTCATTGATGACAATGCTAGGATTAGCCACATTTGCACCATCCCCCTTCATGATAAAATAATAATAAGACCCAGCTAAAGACAAAATTAGAAATAAGGAACCAAAAATTAAAATAATAAACCCTGTCTTTTTTGCGTTATCTGCTTCTCCCTCTACGTGAGCTGATGATTTCTTATAACCCTTGGGCATTGTGAAAACATGAGTATCTTTAAAATTAAAATTCCCTTTTTTTGTTGCTCCAGATTGGATTATTTCTATATTTTTTTTAATGCTACTGTCCATATTTTTATTTTATATCATATAGTTTACCATCTCCATTTGGGTTATAACCAGCCTTCACTTCGCTGCCATCTGAAAAACTATCCCCATCAGTATCTTTGTTCTTTGGATCAGTTCCATAAACAGCGACCTCTTCTCTATCAAACAAGCCATCACCATCCGTATCAATATTATTTATATTTATTCCAAGTTCCATCTCTTTTTGGTCACTCAAACCATCACCATCTGTATCCTTATCACTGGCGACCGTGTTGTTGGTTTTTACATCATTTTTTTTAACTTCTTGAATATCTTCTATTTGATTATTTTCTGGAACAATATTTTTTAAGGAGTCTTCATTAATATTTTCTTCATCTTCAACCACCCTTTCAACAACATCTTGCTCTGTATTTTTTTCTGTATTAAAAATAATATCTTTTAAGAATTTATCGTAAGCAAAGTATCCACCGACAGCCACAAGTACGACAAGAATAATGATTAAAAATATTTTCAAAAAAGGAGATTTTTCTTTTTCAGTTTCATTTTGATTATTTTCTTTATCCACCGGGGCAAATACATCTGGTTTTTCTTTTCCTTGATTATATGATGATCCTTCTGAGGCGTTATTTTCCATCGCTAAATCATCCTCCTCATTAGAAAAAATATCTTCTATTCCCTCGGCAGGAACAACTGGAGTTCTTTCAGTAACATCACTCACATTTTCTTCATTGATCTCCTCACTTTCATTCTCAATATTTTTTTTTATAGAAGCTTCTCCCCCTTCGAAATTTACGTTTTCTTTTTTATCAATTTCATCAAACATAATATTTTTATTATTTTCTTTTTTTATTATACCCCAGAAGCTGTCCTTGGGTCAAAGCCGGCTTGAACCTCTTCCCCGTCGAGGAATCCGTCATTGTCAGTATCTAAGTCTTTTGGATTAGTAAAATATTTATTTATTTCATCTCCATCTGATAAACCATCTCCGTCAGTATCACTTTTTATTGGGTCTAGATCATTTTTTATTTCATAGAGATTATTAAGACCATCTCCATCTGTGTCTTTTGATATTGGATCTAGTCCTTTTTTAATTGATTCATAATCTGTTACGTCATCTCCATTAGTATCGCTTTTGTAAATATTTGTTCCTAATTCAATTTCTTCTTTATCAGATAATCTGTCTCCATCAAAATCAAAATCACCTGGTCCCAGAGGGTTTGTTCCTGCCTCTATTTCATCCCTATCATTCACACCATCTCCATCAGTATCTTTTTTGGTGGCGTTGGTTAAATAGAATATCTCATCAACATCTATTAATCCATCTCCATCGGTATCACTTTTCCAGCCTTCACCAAGTGGGTTTTTACCGTTCTTTATTTCATTATAATCACTTAACCCATCTCCATCTGTGTCTCTATTGTTTGGATCTGTTCCCCAAAGAATCTCTTCAGCATCAGTTAGCCTGTCATTATCGGAGTCTCCTGAAAGTGGGTCACTATCCGCGCTGTCTAATATTCCGTCACCATCTGAATCTGGTCGCTGGACACTGGTGCCTAATTGTATTTCATCGTAATCAGATAAACCATCTTGATCAGTATCAGCATCCAGTGGGTTACCTCCTTTTTTTTCTATAATTTCTTCATAGTCACTTAGCCCATCACCATCTGTATCTGGATTAAAGGGGTCTGTATTCATCCAGAGTTCTTTTTCATCCCAAAGACCATCGCCATCAATATCTAGTTCAGTTACTTTTTTATTAATATTTTCTGGCTTAAATTTTTCAAAACATACTCTTTGATATTTACTGGAAAGTAATTTTTGACAATCTTCTTTGATGCTAATTAAATAATAATCCCTAGCTGAATTACAATCCTCTCTATCTCCCCTATCTTTTAAATCATCACAAGCATCATAGAAATTTTGAAAACACAAATTTTTATATTCTAATGTTTCTATTGAACTACATTCATTTATTTCATATCTTTCAGGAATAACAAAAGCATTTGTTCTATCTAGGCATTCTTGTTTTTCGTAAGGTTCTCCTTCAAAAATTTCACAAAAATCTGTGTAACGAGTAGCTATGCTAGAGTCCTGAATACAAGACATAGAACGACTATGATTTGGAATACGTTTACAACTATTAACGCTGTATAATTCCCTAACTAAACCATAAATACACTCACTTCTTTTATCGTAATTATTTATTTCTAAACAATAACTAATGTCATCATTTAAATAAGCTACATTATAATTTACTTGGTTTAGACACTCTTCTTTTTCTTCCCCGACCAAATCTATACAATCCTCAAAACCCAAAACAACTGGCGTGAAAGTTTCTCTTTTTACGTCATTTGGATTTGTACTTATTATTTTTTCTCGTTGTGGTGTTTCTACTTGTTCATAAACTATATTTTCTTCATCATTTTTAAAAACCAAATAAAGAGAAATTAAAAGAATCAATATAAGAAAAGAAAGAATAGCTATACTTTTTAAATTTAGAAATTTCATAAATATTTTTCTAATAACAATAACACAAAGTCTCACCAATCCTAAAACCAGCTGTTGCTGTTTCCATGCAGTGCACGCCACCTGTTAAATAACCTGATTTACAATCATTGGTGGCTAAATTACTATTTAGATTGCAATCATTTCCATTGTCATGCATAACAGAAACACAAGAATTTGATACTACCTGAGAAAGACCAACTCCAACACAAACCCTGTTTTCTCTTAAGCAGACATCATCACAATTAAAAACACTTGAATAATATACTAAGTTCGAATGATCCATTACATAGCCACCTATACCCATATCTGAAGCAAGTGCTCTTACTACCAAGAATGGGGTCCCAACTATATTCCCGTCTTGAAGCTCGGCAACATTACCTCGACAACATTCGTCAAAAACAGGTGAACCACCCATAACACTAAAAATATCAAAACATTCAAGCATCCCAGTATTTTCACAGGTAAACATTCCCTTTTGACATTCACCGCTATCAATAATTCCATTATCATTTGTATCTATATAACAACCTCTGGCTAAATCTGGATCCGTGGCGCAACCAAGCTGGCAATCGGAAGAGCATGATAGTTGCAATACTGCAAAAGTTGAATCACTTACAGGACCAACCCTTAGTTCATAGTCAGCCTTTGTTTCCATCGGGTCACAGGTTTCTAGGGGATTTCCAGTAATAGGATGTGCGCTTTGAACAATTCCATCTCCACACCAGCCACCTCCACTAAAAGAATCTAGAAATGAACATGAGCCAGTACAATCTGTCGCTGGAAAACATGGTCCTGAGCAGGCATAAGATTTACTCATGCTGCTTTCAGAAGGAGTAAAAGCTATACCATTTAATCCATCGCATTCTTCATTGCCGTCATTTATAGGACCTCCATCTCCTTCTGAGTTTGGAGTCTGAACTCCATTATCTCCGCAATAAGAATCTACAACCAAGGTGTAGGCATAGGGATCGGATACAGCGCCATATTCATCAGTAACTGTCACCTCAATAATATGTGTGCCCACACTAGCTGAGGATCCGCTAATAATCCCTGTATTGGGGTCAATTACAACCCCTGGAGTAGTTTCAGTCAATGAATAAGAAAAAGAATTTCCTTCCTGATCAACGGCATCAATATTGCAAGGAGTTAAAACACTTTGGGCGACTGAACCTTTTACGGAGAATAAAATAAAAAATAGTAATATTAAACTAAAATTTAATTTATTAAATATT
Proteins encoded in this window:
- the ftsZ gene encoding cell division protein FtsZ: MAEVKPAIETFAKIKVVGVGGGGGTAIDRMIDAGVKGVEFIAVNTDVQALHYNKANIKLHIGKSITRGLGAGMNPELGAQAAEESQNEIRDALKDADMVFVTCGMGGGTGTGASPVVAEIARDLGALTVAVITKPFAFEGAQRKNLAERGLTELSDKVDTIITIPNDKLLQSIDKKTSLLDAFQIVDEVLRQGVQGIAELITVPGLINVDFADVKAVMANAGSALMGIGQASGENKALEAAKAAINSPLLEMSIEGARGILFTITGGPSLGMVEVSEASKIITASADEDAKIIFGTVIDEKMKDEIKITVVATGFDGRVGSKGDLGSIDRGYTPSAFLSNEQDEDAKLKKEEESKPSKFSPLKEAQQEPAKKETIDTEGGEDDDEIGIPAFIRKKMM
- the ftsA gene encoding cell division protein FtsA, with the protein product MKDDIIAGLDIGSTEVRLVVGQRINSDSGDKVQIIGAVSVPSEGINKGTVNSIEDVTSSISACLEKAERLVGVPISSVWVGINGPHIKCERSKGVVAVSKSDNEIGRDDVERAIEAARALSVPPNYEILHVIPVKYIVDNQEDIKDPIGMTGVRLEVEALIIQGLSSQINNLTKAIYRTGLGIEDLVLSPLAAAEAVIGSKQKELGAILVNIGSSTTSLAVFEEGELLHTAILPIGSEHITADVAIGLRCPINLAERIKIEHGSANSEKFGKKDEVDISEMAREENSEEDSRVISKKYISEIIEARVEEIFKKVDIELKKVDRSGMLPAGVFLVGAGTKLNDIIDVAKRELRLPACIAVNKTIPTVIEKVNEQNYLTALGLVAWGNQFIDDGGSRGVALKKTLDGVVRNVRDIFSKFKP
- a CDS encoding diacylglycerol kinase family protein; protein product: MIKIRRLFKSFKYAVNGLIKIFKEEQNLRIQFFLGLLALSLAWFYRIDKIELLLIVFSIGLVLLMETINSAVERVADVLKPRINTYVKEIKDITAAAVMLASIISLIIGISIFWPYLIDTL
- the ybeY gene encoding rRNA maturation RNase YbeY — its product is MPIDISNKTRTKIDLKLVKKVSEQFLTKYKKNKFELSVVFVGDRRMQTINKIYRGYNKITDILSFEGEEEFLGELIIDYAQIERQAKNFNNSVREELVFILVHGLLHLLGYDDKTEKEEFKMIALGENFIKTLKL
- a CDS encoding Ig domain-containing protein encodes the protein MIKIFNKLNFSLILLFFILFSVKGSVAQSVLTPCNIDAVDQEGNSFSYSLTETTPGVVIDPNTGIISGSSASVGTHIIEVTVTDEYGAVSDPYAYTLVVDSYCGDNGVQTPNSEGDGGPINDGNEECDGLNGIAFTPSESSMSKSYACSGPCFPATDCTGSCSFLDSFSGGGWCGDGIVQSAHPITGNPLETCDPMETKADYELRVGPVSDSTFAVLQLSCSSDCQLGCATDPDLARGCYIDTNDNGIIDSGECQKGMFTCENTGMLECFDIFSVMGGSPVFDECCRGNVAELQDGNIVGTPFLVVRALASDMGIGGYVMDHSNLVYYSSVFNCDDVCLRENRVCVGVGLSQVVSNSCVSVMHDNGNDCNLNSNLATNDCKSGYLTGGVHCMETATAGFRIGETLCYCY